One window of the Clostridia bacterium genome contains the following:
- the tadA gene encoding Flp pilus assembly complex ATPase component TadA — MGEKTTKSKTREDKPERVKLGEILIKKGLISRDNLEAALKIQKETRKKLGEIFVDNGLIQEDDLVDILSKQMGFPYVELDKIIIDPKIPGLIKESLARKHVLIPVKIENGRLIVAMSDPLNVYAVDDIRIATGYGVVPYIAGKKEILRAIEYYYGQQSTEEAVEDLMREMDVEEINDIDQKVLDEISDAPLVRLVNSLLRQAVIMKASDIHIEPFESYVRVRFRIDGDLQEIMSLDISTHAALVARIKIMGKMDIAEKRVPQDGRVGIKIEDRRIDLRLSSLPTTHGEKMVIRVLDRENVFIHKSQLGFTQANIEKLDKIIRYPYGIILATGPTGSGKTSTLYTVLSELNKVNRNIITIEDPVEFKISGINQVQVNPKANLTFANGLRSILRQDPDIIMVGEIRDTETVQIAVRAAITGHLVLSTIHTNDTASTVIRLIDMGVEPYLISNAVVGIIAQRLVKKICVECKEAYKPTEKEIALLNIDASTSLYCGQGCPVCNNTGYKGRTAVTEIMEMDSEIKRLIDQGEGADVIKKVAIENGMIDLRDNCRELVLDGVTTVDEYIRNTYIG; from the coding sequence TTTTAATTAAAAAAGGCTTAATTTCTAGGGACAATTTGGAGGCGGCATTGAAAATTCAAAAAGAAACTCGAAAAAAACTTGGTGAAATTTTTGTAGATAATGGTTTAATTCAGGAGGATGACCTGGTAGATATTTTAAGTAAACAAATGGGTTTTCCTTATGTGGAACTAGACAAGATAATTATTGACCCTAAAATTCCCGGTTTAATTAAGGAAAGTTTGGCCAGAAAACATGTTTTAATTCCGGTAAAAATAGAAAATGGGCGTTTGATTGTAGCTATGTCTGATCCTCTTAATGTTTATGCTGTCGATGATATTAGAATTGCCACCGGTTATGGTGTTGTGCCTTATATTGCTGGGAAAAAGGAAATTTTAAGGGCTATCGAATATTATTATGGTCAACAAAGTACCGAAGAAGCCGTTGAGGACTTAATGCGGGAAATGGATGTTGAGGAAATAAATGATATTGACCAAAAAGTTCTGGATGAAATTAGTGATGCTCCTTTAGTGCGTTTGGTTAATTCATTACTACGACAGGCCGTAATAATGAAAGCTAGTGACATACATATTGAGCCTTTCGAGAGTTATGTCCGGGTTCGTTTTAGAATCGACGGGGATTTACAAGAAATTATGTCCTTAGATATTAGCACTCATGCGGCTTTGGTCGCACGCATAAAAATTATGGGTAAAATGGACATAGCCGAAAAACGCGTACCTCAGGATGGCCGGGTAGGTATTAAAATAGAAGATCGTCGTATAGATTTGCGCCTTTCTTCTTTACCTACCACTCATGGTGAAAAAATGGTTATTCGGGTTTTGGATCGAGAAAATGTTTTTATTCATAAAAGTCAACTTGGTTTTACCCAAGCCAATATTGAAAAACTGGATAAAATTATTCGTTATCCTTATGGCATAATTCTAGCTACTGGTCCTACCGGAAGCGGTAAAACTAGTACTTTATACACTGTTTTGTCTGAATTGAACAAAGTTAATCGCAATATTATCACCATAGAAGATCCAGTGGAGTTTAAGATTTCCGGCATTAACCAGGTACAAGTGAATCCTAAAGCAAACTTAACTTTTGCCAATGGATTACGTTCTATACTTAGGCAGGACCCCGATATTATTATGGTTGGGGAAATTAGGGACACGGAAACGGTACAAATTGCCGTAAGAGCCGCAATCACAGGTCATTTAGTTTTAAGTACGATTCACACTAATGATACTGCTTCAACAGTAATTCGTTTGATTGATATGGGGGTAGAGCCTTATTTAATTTCTAATGCTGTGGTGGGAATTATTGCTCAACGACTCGTTAAAAAAATTTGTGTAGAATGTAAAGAAGCTTATAAACCTACAGAAAAAGAAATAGCTTTATTGAATATTGACGCTTCAACTTCTCTTTATTGTGGACAGGGTTGTCCGGTTTGTAATAATACCGGTTACAAAGGCAGGACAGCGGTAACGGAAATTATGGAAATGGACAGTGAGATTAAAAGATTGATAGATCAGGGTGAAGGTGCTGATGTGATTAAAAAGGTGGCAATTGAAAATGGCATGATTGATTTACGTGATAACTGTAGGGAACTAGTCCTCGATGGTGTAACCACCGTTGATGAATATATTAGAAATACCTATATAGGTTAA